The following nucleotide sequence is from candidate division WOR-3 bacterium.
TTGCCGACGCGGTACCCTGGATTGACTGGGCCAGAGAACCGTTCATCCGGTGGCTTGTGCCGACTCCGGGCAACCCACCCGAATTGAACGACTGCCAGGGTATCTTGTAGTCCTGCGCCGAAGCAAGATTGGCAAGCAGGAGCAGCGCCGAAATGGAGACTATACGTCTCGTTCTGTTAGTCATTTCGTCCCCCTTTCAGAGTTGCAGTTCCTCCTACCTTCCTCGTACCGTTTTTGCAGTCAGGCGGTCGCTGGCAGCGCAAGCCGGAATCCGCTTCGGCAGTTTCGGCCCCTGCGGCCTCGGCTCGAAATGCAGTTTTGTGCCGTCGAACCACATCGGCAGAGCTGAGTTCCTAGTGTCGTTTTCGTTGAACATCACCCGTTCCATCTTCTGGTCAAAGTCGGTTGCGGCGAGTTCCTCAGGCAGCTCTGGCTTCTGCTCGTATCCGGCCCTGCGGCCGACCGCAATCCAGGCGAACTTGGTCGAGCTCTTGCCCGAATTCGACTCGCGCACTGTAAAGCCGTTCTGGTCAACTGAGGCCAGATACACCTGATTCTCGCACTCGCCCATTGGGGTCACAGTCACGACAACCGGCACCTCACCCGAGACTATGTCGCTGAACGCAGCGCCAAAGGTCACGCTAGCTTCTCCGTCCTTAAGCTCGCTTATGCCTGAGGCATATACTTCGACGTTCACCGAAGTCGGCACATAGGTTGCCTCGCGCTTCGTGCCAGTGTTGTGCAACACTGCACTAACGCCGTTGGTGTAGCTGTTTCCGTCCGTGTATAATGCATACCTGTTACCCTTGACATGCGCGCCGTACACATCGCCCCTGAGCCAGCCGCCCATCAGGCCGCCGTACCAGCCGCACCCAAAACCGTCTCCCGATCCCGAAGTCCATGCAGTAGTGCCATAACCGCCGTAACGGGCCGAAGTACTTGAGTAGTACCCCAGCGCACCCCATGTGCCAATTAAGCCGCTCGAATTCAATATCATACCGCCAAATGCGCCCGCGGTCCTACCATAATCATCCCAAGTGACGCCAATCGTTCCCGCAGAATACGTGTTGCCCCAGTCCTGCAAACCGATGATACCGCCGTTCGGGTCATCCCAGCTATAGCCCGAGTACGAACCCGACTTATAGCCTATTACGCCCAGCCAGTCGTCTGTGGAACCCAGCACTCCCCGTGCACCATTGCCACCACCGCTGCTAATACCGGCCACACCCAGAAACGGGCTATTGGCATGGACGCCGGTGTTTAGGGTGCAGTATGCCTTTATACCCATTGCGTAGGAACTGCCGTATCCATATACAGCGTACTGCGTCGTGCTTGCGTTGTACGCGTAGCCGTAGACCCCGTAGGCAGCGCTGCCGAGGTACCCGTAGTGGTCGGCGTCATACCAGCCGTATATGCGATAGCTGCTACTTGGGTTAGTTCCAACTGCGATGTAGCCGGCCCCGGCATCCTGGATTGAGGAGTTCCCCAAGGTCGTCGAGGCCGTCCAGCGGGCAACGTAATTCGCGGTGCCCGAACCTCCCACACCCCCGCCGGTGCCGTTCGATGCCGCGGTGATGCGGCCGTACTGGTCAACCGTCAGATTTGTGTTCGTATAGGAACCGGCTGTCACGCCGGTCGTAGTCAATGTGGGATTCGGGTACGTGCCAGTCAGGTGCCCACCCGCTGCCTCGCCGTTGTTGATGTAGCGATTGTCGCCCCAGGTCTGGTCGAATCCCACCGTGCCGGTCGTTGTTATCGGGTTAGGCGAACAGATGATGCCAGTGCTCTGGCTGACACTCGTCACCGTGCCAGAACCGCCGGTGCCATTCGACGCTGCCGTGATCCGGCCGTACTGGTCAACCGTCAGGTTCGTGTTTGTGTAAGAGCCCGGGGTTACACCACTGGTATTCAACGTGATGTTCGGATTCTGTCCACCGCTTGACGCAAGCGGAGCACTTGCGGTAACGCTCTGCACGTAGTTGTGCGTGTGAGTGTAAGGCGCGTACCGGGCATCTCCCCAGGTAACGTCAAAGCCGACCGTGCCGGTCGTTGTTATCGGGTTAGGCGTGCAGATGACACCTGTCGCCTGACTCACACTCGTGACGGTTCCGGTGCCACCCTGAAGGTCGTCACCAGGCAACCAGGACGATGTACTGGCGTTCCACTTCAGCACTTGGCCGTTCGTGGCACTCTTCTGCGCAATCGTCGGATTGGGATACAACCCGGTCAAATCGCCACCGGCCACAGTCGTGACGCTGATATAGTCGGCTGCAGGCCGGTTACCAAGGTTGGCTGCGTCATCCGCGTTGTAGGCGTACGGTGCACTCACTATTCTTGTCCTCGGCAGAATCGGATCGCCTTCCACCGTCACCTGAAACCAACACTCAGGCCCTTCCGGCAACTCGGTCGGCTCAATCTGGTTGTTCGAACCTAGGATGACATTGAAAAGACCTCCGGTCACTTGCACATTTTGCTGGGTCTCGCTCCACACCGGTGAGCCGCCGGTTGACTGAGTGTATATCTCGAAGAGCATGTCGAACTGGCCCTCGAGCGGGTTACCGCTTCCGTCCGTGAGCTTGCCCTGGTAGTTGATGTACTTTGGTATCTGGATAGCGTCCTGGGCCGGGACACTGGCCTGGCCCGCCGCAAGGGCGGTACCAATAGCAATGGTCAGACACAGAACCATTGCCGTGATGCTGATTCTAGGCATTGCGCCTCCTTTTTGTTTTGCCCTCTGTGCCTGAGGGCGTTCCCTTACTTCAGCAGGGCCGCACCTTGCCCTGCTTTCCTGTGTCCTTTACGATTCGGATGTACCCGTAAACTTACACCGCATTGTAAGGCCAGGAAAAGGCCATTGTCAAGCAGAAAATTGGCTTGGCTGGAGACGGGACGAGACGCAGCGCTAATTAGGAACAAGACTGAAATCAACATTCCCGAGCTGACAAGAACGTAGGCAGCAAGCGTTTTGCAGGACTGGAGGAGTAGTCTCGTTCGGCGGAAACTAAGGTCTGATCGTTCTACCCTTACTCTGTTCGCGGTCTATCTCTGCACCACTAGTTTCTGCGTTTGCGTCAGGCCTTCGGCATGCAATCTCACCAGGTAAATCCCGGTTGCGAGCTCGCACATATCAAGCGGGATGCTCAACTCCTCATGACGCCCACTATTGTTATTCCTTCTCCATTGGGTTAGGGGAGCAAGGACACACCGTCCCGCGGCATCGAAAATGCTCACCCGGCAACGCGAGCTTCTAGTCACCAGGCTACCTGACAGCTTGAGCATTACCTGCCCACCCCTTGCCGGATTTGGCGCAATCTGCAGTCTGGCATCTGTCATTTGGTTTCGGTTTGCTGGTCCGGCGATTCCGATTCCACCGTCTGTGGTCTTCAGTACGCAGCAGGCATCGTCGCACACATAGCCAACGCTGTTGTCTGCAGGAAACGACACGCCAATAAACCCGAGTCCGGCTGCAGGCAACGTCTGAACCTCCCAACTCTGGCCGCCGTCAGTCGTCTTGACCACCGTAGCATTATCGCCGACCGCGTACCCGGTATTAGCATCAACCGGGAAGACGATCCGCCTGAGTCGCATCAGCACACCGGTTTGCAGAGGAACCCAGGTCAAACCCGCATCGGTTGTTTTCAGGACCTCTCCTTCTTCCCCGCATGTGTACCCAGTACCAGGCAGCGGGAAGAAAAGGTCTGCTATTGGCCGCTGGGCCGCAGTATCGGATGACCAACTTGCGCCCGCGTTCGTGGTCCGGTAGATGACGTTCTTCGCACAGACGAATCCGACCGCCGGGCCGGTGAACCATATCGCGACATAGCTTCTCATTGTGTCCGGCGGGTTTACCCGGGACCAGGACGCTCCCGCGTCCGTGGTCCGGATAATGGTGCCGGCCGCGCCGCACGCATATCCAGTATCGGTGTCGGGAAAGGAAAGACGTGCCAAGTCTGCCTGCACGCCCGGACACGAGTCCGGTTTCCAGGTCTGTCCGCCGTCTGTAGTCCTAATGATTGCGCCCTGAGGACCGACACCGTAACCGATGTTGGCGCCAGCCAGAAAACACAGGTCATTGATTGTCATCTGGAAGCCGAGGCTGTCGGTAAACCACGTCTCTCCCGCGTCCGTGGTACGGTACACGACATCCTGGCCGGCAACGTAACCCGTGTCAGAGTTTGGGAACTCGATGTCGAAGCTCGCGCCTGAGAATCCGTGCGACAGACGGTTCCAAGTCACGCCGGCATCCGTAGTCGCGAGGAGAAGCCCTCGTTCGCCGACCGCGTAGCCACTAGCACCGGTCGGAAAGTGAATTGAGTGGAGCGCGCCCAGGTCCGGCCCGGTCGGTTGTTGCATCCAGGTCTGGCCCGCATCGGTTGTCTTGAACACTGACCCCATATCGCCACACACATAACCAGTGTCCTCGTCCAAGGGAAAGTGGATTGCGCGAAGCTGGATGCTGGCAGGAACTGACTCAGTTTGCCAAGAGCTGCCGCCGTCGGTAGTCTTGAAAACCCGACCCCGGTCCGCCGCGACGTATCCGATATTCGCATCAAGGAAGCATAGCCCGTTCAGTCGCACCCGACCGGTGCTGACTGTTTCCGGCTGCCAGGAGCTGCCGCCGTCCGTAGTCCTGAATGCCACTCCGGATACGCTTACGACATATCCGGCTTCGTTGTTCAGGAACTGAACCGCAGCCAGTCGATCGCTTGTGCCGACCAGAATCGGCTGCCATGTCTCACCACCATCGGTCGTCTTCAGAAGCGTTCCGGTTTCACCGCACGCATAGCCGGTACTCGCATCGGTCGGGAAGTGGACTGCGTAGAGCGTCGGCCCACCGCTTGCCGATGTATTCCAAGTGCTGCCCGCGTCGGTCGTCTTCAGCACCG
It contains:
- a CDS encoding YCF48-related protein produces the protein MTWRQRMILAAAGIAIAVASSVGLAGWSWVNPWPQGNSLNSVFFTGPNTGYAAGNGGTLMKTTDAGTTWTVATVGRHTLRGIHFPTGTTGYAVGDAGTVLKTTDAGSTWNTSASGGPTLYAVHFPTDASTGYACGETGTLLKTTDGGETWQPILVGTSDRLAAVQFLNNEAGYVVSVSGVAFRTTDGGSSWQPETVSTGRVRLNGLCFLDANIGYVAADRGRVFKTTDGGSSWQTESVPASIQLRAIHFPLDEDTGYVCGDMGSVFKTTDAGQTWMQQPTGPDLGALHSIHFPTGASGYAVGERGLLLATTDAGVTWNRLSHGFSGASFDIEFPNSDTGYVAGQDVVYRTTDAGETWFTDSLGFQMTINDLCFLAGANIGYGVGPQGAIIRTTDGGQTWKPDSCPGVQADLARLSFPDTDTGYACGAAGTIIRTTDAGASWSRVNPPDTMRSYVAIWFTGPAVGFVCAKNVIYRTTNAGASWSSDTAAQRPIADLFFPLPGTGYTCGEEGEVLKTTDAGLTWVPLQTGVLMRLRRIVFPVDANTGYAVGDNATVVKTTDGGQSWEVQTLPAAGLGFIGVSFPADNSVGYVCDDACCVLKTTDGGIGIAGPANRNQMTDARLQIAPNPARGGQVMLKLSGSLVTRSSRCRVSIFDAAGRCVLAPLTQWRRNNNSGRHEELSIPLDMCELATGIYLVRLHAEGLTQTQKLVVQR